One stretch of Macaca nemestrina isolate mMacNem1 chromosome 17, mMacNem.hap1, whole genome shotgun sequence DNA includes these proteins:
- the LOC105469257 gene encoding RNA binding protein fox-1 homolog 3 isoform X2, with amino-acid sequence MLCSMANSGCLLLSNSGSMLPHSVPCPPAFLYLQQSDQDATAPPEAMAQPYPPAQYPPPPQNGIPAEYAPPPPHPTQDYSGQTPVPSEHGMTLYTPAQTHPEQPGSEASTQPIAGTQTVPQTDEAAQTDSQPLHPSDPTEKQQPKRLHVSNIPFRFRDPDLRQMFGQFGKILDVEIIFNERGSKGFGFVTFETSSDADRAREKLNGTIVEGRKIEVNNATARVMTNKKTGNPYTNGWKLNPVVGAVYGPEFYAVTGFPYPTTGTAVAYRGAHLRGRGRAVYNTFRAAPPPPPIPTYGAALEQTLVKMPVPWAGLAPCPLPPQQTPEPAYPTSPAFPPLSCPFASRVVYQDGFYGAEIYGGYAAYRYAQPAAAAAAYSDSYGRVYAAADPYHHTIGPTATYSIGTMASLCRGGYSRFTPY; translated from the exons AGCGATCAGGACGCCACGGCTCCGCCTGAAGCAATGGCCCAGCCCTACCCCCCTGCCCAGTACCCCCCTCCGCCACAGAACGGCATCCCTGCCGAGTATGCCCCGCCCCCGCCGCACCCCACGCAGGACTACTCCGGCCAGACCCCGGTCCCCTCAGAGCATGGCATGACCCTGTACACACCAGCACAGACCCACCCCGAGCAGCCAGGCTCCGAGGCCAGCACACAGCCCATCGCCGGGACCCAGACAGTGCCG CAGACAGACGAGGCGGCACAGACGGACAGCCAGCCGCTCCACCCCTCCGACCCTACAGAGAAGCAGCAGCCCAAGCGGCTACACGTCTCCAACATCCCCTTCCGGTTCAGGGACCCCGACTTGCGGCAAATGTTCGGG CAATTCGGAAAAATTTTAGACGTGGAGATCATTTTTAACGAGCGGGGCTCCAAG GGTTTTGGGTTTGTAACTTTTGAAACTAGCTCAGATGCTGACCGAGCCCGGGAGAAGCTGAATGGGACGATCGTAGAGGGACGGAAAATTGAG GTCAATAATGCCACGGCCCGAGTCATGACCAACAAGAAGACGGGGAACCCCTACACCAACG GCTGGAAGCTAAATCCAGTGGTCGGCGCAGTCTATGGGCCTGAATTCTATGCAG TGACGGGGTTCCCCTACCCCACCACCGGCACAGCTGTTGCCTACCGGGGCGCACATCTtcggggccggggccgggccgTGTATAATACGTTTCGGGCTgcgccacccccaccccccatcccGACTTATGGAGC GGCACTGGAGCAAACGCTTGTTAAAATGCCAGTCCCATGGGCGGGGCTGGCACCGTGCCCCCTCCCTCCTCAGCAGACACCGGAGCCGGCCTACCCCACCTCTCCAGCGTTCCCACCACTTTCTTGTCCGTTTGCTTCCAGGGTCGTGTATCAGGATGGATTTTATGGTGCTGAGATTTAT GGAGGCTACGCAGCCTACAGATACGCTCAGCCCGCTGCAGCGGCAGCCGCCTACAGCGACAG TTACGGCAGAGTCTACGCAGCTGCCGACCCGTACCATCACACCATCGGGCCCACGGCAACCTACAGCATTGGAACCATG GCTAGCCTCTGCCGAGGAGGGTACAGCCGCTTCACCCCCTACTAG